The DNA sequence ATCTTAAAATATTTATATTAAATTATTTGTTTTTTAAGATAGTATCTATGAGCTTTTATTGTCCGTAGCGCTGCTACGCCCGCAAAAAGTGCCTCAGTCAGCCTTGAGTTTATGACCTCAATCTCGACACTTATTTTGAACATGTTCCTTAGTACTTATGAGTACCTTCCTGTTTGCCGGTTTTACTATAATACATCCAAGTGCCTACTTTTATTCCATTGTCATAATAGCCTACCCAACGAATGACCCCACTGAAATAGAACACTACCTGGGTGCCATGCCTTTGGTTATTTTTAAACTCGACCATTTCTTTTACCCGACCGTTTTCAAAGTAACTGATCCAGGGACCATTTTTTTTGGCGTTTTGGTCGATCGTATATTTCACTTTTACCTTACCGCTCTCAAAATAATCGGTAATAGGACCTGCTACTTTGCCTCCAATCATTTTAGCTGTGCGCCTGAGTTGCCCATTTTTGTAATAAAATTTTTCCAGCTTTTGGGCTTGCGCCGAAAACGTCGTGTTTACTACAAGTATACAACAACAGAGTAGGAGAGGGGCGCTTTTTTTCATGAGCTTGTCTTTTTATTGAATAAAGAAAGGTGCATAAAACAAACCCTCACATCAATTTTTCTGATGGGAGGGTTTGAGTTATATAATGAAAAATAATGATATTACCTCACTACAGCAAAGCGGCGTACCATTACCTGCTTCCCATTATTTATTTGCATCAAATACCAACCTACGGGCAGCTTGTTTACATTGATTTGGTATTGGCTGGTATTGACTGTTTTTTGGGTATAAAACTTTCCCTGCATATCGTACACTTTAAGTTGGTACTCAAATCCACGGGCATTGGCTATATTTATATATTGACTCGTAATGTTGGGGTACAACTTCATTCCTGCAATTTGTACATTTTGCAACCCGGTAGGGTTAGCATCTTTAATTGTAAGGGTGTGGGTAGGGGTGGTGCCTATCTTAAGTCCGGTAGAAGGTTTCAATAGTTTTAGGGTCAGCATTTCGTTAGGTTCTACCGGGGCGTCTGCCTTTATCACCACCGAAATGTTGTGGGTGGTTTTGGTAGGCGAAAAACTCAATACTACTGGAGTAAATGCATAATCTTCGCCCAGCGTAGCCGTGGTTTGTCCTGCGTCTATATTCAGCTCTACCAAATAAGTTTTGGTGGGGGTGGGCGATACTTTCACTACCGTATTGTATACCAGGTCGGCTGTGCGATCTTCGCTAATGGTGCCCTCCGCCTGGGTAAAAAACACCAAGGGTTGGTTCACGTTCTGAGCATCTTTAATCGTGAGCGTGTGGGTTCCGTTGGCACCCACCGAAGCAGTGCCCTTGAGGTTGGTCAATATAAACTTTACTTCCTCGTCGTTTTCGTTGGCAGCACCGTCTGCTTTTACCTTTACTTCAAGGCTTTGGGTAGTTTGGCTGGGGCTAAAAGTAAGCGTGGTAGTGCTTAGCTCGTAGTCGTTGGCGGTAGCCGTAGTAGCTTTGCTGTCTATAGCCACTTGTAGTGTTACTGTACCCGTTGGCGCCGGGCTTATAGACAATTGGGTAGTATAGATTACATCGGTATCTGGGTTTTCTTGTTGGCTACCAGTGGTGTTGTCAAAGGTAATGATGGGGGTGTTGGCTGGTGGGTTATCTTTGATCGTAAGTGTGTGGGTAGCCTGGGTGCCCAAGGCGGTGCCACTGGCGTTGTTTAATAACTTTAGCTTGACTGTTTCGTCGGCTTCGGCATCAGTGTCGTGTTGAATAGTAACACTTACATTTTGACTGGTAGTAGTTGGACTAAAACTAAGCGTGGCATTGCTAAAACTATAGTCGCTTGCCTGGGCAGTGGTACCCGTTGCGTCTAACTGAAGGTCTACCGTTACAGTGCCCGTAGGGGCAGGGTTAATACTTACCTGGGTGGTGTAAGTGACAGCTACACCATTGCCCTCTTGTTTGCTGCCCGTCAATTGGGCAAACTGAATGGTAGGCACTGCCGGTGGGGTATCTTGAATAGTGAGTGTATGGGTTTTGTTGGTACCAATGTCGCCCGTTGAGATGTTGGTCAGCTTCAGTTGAACAGTTTCTTCGTTTTCTACCTCGCCATCGTTTTTTACAATAACACTCACCGTTTGTGTAGTAGTGCTGGCGTTAAAAGCAAGGGTTTGAGGCGTAAAACCATAGTCAGCAGTTTGGGCAGTAGTACCTGTAGGGTCTAGTTGTACCTCAATAGTCACCGTGCCCGTAGGTGTTGGCGAAATTTCTACCTGGGTAGTATAAGTTACCTCGCCCGAAGCACCCTCCGCTTGTGTGCCCGAAGTGGCTTTGAACTGAACGCTGGGAGTAGGAGCAGCCAAACCCCAGGCGATAGCCACTGTATTGGGGTAGTCAACGTAAGGGTTGCGGTTACCTTGGGCTGTTTCAATGTCCTGGTTTCTTTTGCGTTCGGCATCATCTACCGGATCGTCCAGGTGCCATTGATAAAGCGTATGAATGTCGCCCAGTTTACCGATGTTTCCGGCAATGGTAGGGTACATTGTATAGAAATAAAAAGCCGCCCTTGCCACATTGCCTTTGTGGTCTTCGCGCGGTTCAAACGAGCTGCCAGTCTTACGTTTGCTCGATGCATCTACATTGGCAGGAGCCGAGTTAGCATCGTTGTAGTTAGTGCCATTGCTGTAGTACCAGGTATTGGTTTGGGCTACCGACAACTCGGCAAATTGTAGGCTGCCACGGGCGCTGTTGGCGTCTTTGTGGGTAGGAAAAAGATGGTGGATGTCGGCGCGGGGAACAGATGATCGGCTAAAAAAACTTTGGGGAATGGTGTGTTCAGCATTGATGGGGTCAAGAAAGGTAACGTTGGCTCCGTTTTGTTGATAACCAGTGTATACACAAGTTACTTTTCCGTTGATATTGTCAATAGTGCCATACATTTTGATTCGGGCACCGTCGTAACCCAGTGAGGAATGTTTACTGTCATACCAGTTGGCTTTGTACCAGCTTCGCAAACTGTTTCCTGACAGGTTGCCCGGAGGGGCGGTTTGTGCAACTAATAAATGACCAATAAATAATAACAGGCAAGAAATAATCAGCTTTTTCATTCTATAAATTTTGTGCAACAATAGCCTAAGTGCTTTTGAGGCGACAAATATCAGGATTTATACCTGTATTATGCGTACAAATACCCAGTGGTAATAATTATTTAATTGAAAATGTTAAAATGTAACATGCGGCAGCTTGTTTTTTCTGGGTATAGTACAATTTTATAGCGTGTTGTTGGTGGGTATTGGCAAGTCTTGGAGCCTAATCTTAACCTTTTAGGCTGATTTTTAAACAAAAATTTCCGCCTCTGGCAGTGTCTCCACGCCCGATCGAAACTTGCCTTTGGGTGCTTACTTCAAAAAACCTTTGGTTTTCATATAAGCTTTAATGTCGCGGCTGTACATATAAATAGGAAAGCGCAGGAGTTGGTGACCAAAACCAAAATCTATGGCACGCTGGTCAGTGTCAAGTTCAAACCGCCAACGGTACCGCCTCGAAGTAAGGTAGCAAAAGCCTACCCTAAACAAACCCACAGAACTACAATGGCGGTAAAACTGAATGTGGGCAAGTTCGTGTCCTATAATACCCACTTGTTCGTCGAAGGTACGGTTGAGCATATAGGGCGTATTGGTGCGCATCACAATTTTGTATTGTCGCCCTTTGCGAAAGCGAAAAAACAAGTCTAAAAAACCCATTGCCGGACGTGCTGCAATGGGTAATTGTACCTTTTTACGGTAAATAAATTGAATGCGTGCCCGGTATAAATCGGGGTAATGAGAAATGGCAAGCAAAGTCTGTAGCTCAAACTCTTGAGGTATTTTTTTGCGGTGTCCACATAGTTTACGCAGGCTATCTATTTTTGAAGCATATTTTTCCTGGGTGTATATTTCATTGGGATAAGTTTCGGGCGAATACTGGGCATTGGCTTTGCCTGCTATGCTGCCCCAAAGCAAGATCACTAAACAAACTCTGTTCATCTTGTATATTATTTTTTTGTCACACCAATATCTAAGAACCTAAAGCTCCACCTATGCAGGGCTCTCAACTATGGCAGCTTATCTTCTTTAATTTTTTTCAAGGTTTCGCTAATCTGCCCATAAGGCTGGTAACCTCTGCCAATCAAGTAGCCTTGCTCGCCTACTATCACCACTACACTGGGGTAACCTTTGATGCCCAACTCGTGTACCATCTGGAATTCGGCAAAAGTTTGTTTGCGGTATGCCTCATCAGCAAACTTTTGGGTAAACTCATCACGCGCTACCCCATACTTGTCGGCAAGGGGTAAAAAAGTTTTCGGGTCATTGAGGTTCTTCCCATTTTGGTATAGGGCATTTTGTACATCATGGGCAATTTCTATGTGTTGGTCAGGGTTGGCTTCCCGCAATATGGTCAGGGCTATAGACGGAGGCTCAGAGTTGATCACATAGTCGCCTTTGTCAAGCATTTCGGTTTTAAAAGCATCGCCAAAATTTACTCCAGTGGCTTGCTCTACCCGCTCTAGAGCTCCTTCTTTCAAAAAAGTAAATTTTTCATTGATTGTACCTGCCCGGTCGCCCAATACCATGCCACCCAGGTAAGCTCTAAAGTCAAATACTTGACTATACTCATCTTTGAGTTGTTTGATTACTGGGCTAAACCCATAACACCAACCACACAAAGGGTCGAGAATATACATTACTTGAGGTTTTTTCATGTGTTGCTATATTTCAGTTCAAAAACGAGGGTATAATTTCAGGGTTGCGCATTTCAAGGCTTTATCCAAAAAAGTGTGACTCGTTTGGATTCAATAAGTTGGTTGAAAGGCAATCATGACCTAAAGTTAAGTTTTATCATTCAAACCTCCTTATTTTTTGAGGCATTTTTATTCATCGATTAAACTAATGCGATGCCCCATTGATTAAAGGCAATGGGTGAGCGGTAAGCCGTTTGTAGCAGGTTGGCGAAATGTCGCTAAATGCACGAAATATCGTATAAAAAAGTAAGGTCGTACAGAGGAAATAAAGTAAATAATAAAAAATATTTAAATTTTAAATACTGATATACAGTTAGTTAAGTAAAATGTTTTTGCTCAAAGTATTTTTGGTATTTGGTTTGAATAAATAGTAACCAAAGATATTTAATAAGCTTTGTGGTTAGGAAACAAAAAAAAGACTCTATTGTGTAGAGTCTTTTTTTTATATCTATAAAACAGAGCAAATAATTAAAACCGCATACCTATAATGAGCACATCGTCGGTTTGTGACTGATCGCCTTTCCAATCTTCAAACTCTTTTTTCAAGATGGCTTTCTGCTCCGCCATAGGCAAAGGGCTGATGTCAAGCAAAAACTTACGAAAACGTTTAGACAAATACTTGGAGTTGTTAGGCCCACCAAATTGGTCTTGAAAGCCATCAGAAAACATGTAGAAAGCATCTCCGGCTTGATAAGGTACTCTGTGGGAGTCAAATTTTTTGTTTTTGATTTGTGCCCCACCTATGGGGTATTTAGAGCCTTTGATGACGTGCATTTCACCATCACGCACCAAGTATAGCGGGCTTTTGGCGCCAGCAAATTCTACCCGTTTATTTTCTTCATCTATCACTAACAAAGCCATGTCCATTCCTTCGTTTGAGCGTCCGCCAGCCTCTTGTTTCAGGTATTTTTTAATGGTACGGTCAAGCTTGTCTAAAATTCGTCGTGGCTTGGTTATTTTGTCTTCCAATACAATGGCGTTGAGCGAGTCATTGCCAATCAGGGTCATAAAAGCTCCCGGTACCCCGTGTCCGGTGCAGTCTACAGCTGCTATTACATATTTGGTATCTTCAAACCCTTTAAATACCGACTGTAACCCTTCTTCGGTTTGTTGGATTGCATAAAATGGTTCGGGAACGGTTTCAGAAAACCAGTAAAAGTCACCACTTACAATGTCGCGGGGCTCAAAGAAAATAAAAGCATCTTTAAAGTAATTGACAATTTCTTCTTGCTCTGGCAAAATGGCTTGTTGGATACGCCGGGCATAACGAATACTGGCGTGCGTTTTTTTGTAAGCAGCTTCTACCTGATCGGTTTTTTGTTGAATTTCTTTCAAAAACTGGGCTTTCGAAAAAGCCGATACCGCGTGCTCTTGAAAACGTCCTAATTTTTTGATTTCGGCAGCTTCTATCTCTAAAGGTTTCGAGAAACTGTCAAAAATCATGACGCCTTCTACTGTTTGAGGGTTTCCTATATTAATTGCCATCACCAATGAGCTAAGTGGGCGATAGTTGGGCATGAGCAAGGTGTCGTGTTGTGAAGGGGATAATTTGTAAAAGCCTTCTGCCAACACTTTTCCCTTTGAATAATATTTGATTACCTCTGCATAATCGAGTGTTTCTTGTGTCAAGTCTTCATCACTGTAGCCCGACGAAGCCAACAGTTTAAAGTTTCCCTGTTGCGAGCTGTAATCCAAAAATATCCCCTTTTCTACATTAGGCATCAAAGCCATTGCTTGCTCAAGCAATACTTTCAGTACTTTTTCAAGCTTTACTTCCTGGTTAATCGTTCTTACTACCTTATCCATAGTAGTAAGTTCTTCGGCCTTGGTCTGAATTTCTTTGGTTCTGTCCTGAATCTTCTTTTCCAATTCTTCATTACGTTTTTGCAAGCGAATAACCCGCAAATAATAAAATAAGAACCCAAGCGAGATCACCGACAAAACCATTAACACCAAAAACCACCGGGTTTGGTAAAAATAAGGTTCTATATAAAAAGCAATTTTTGCCCCTTCTTTGTTCCACAGTCCGTCACTGTTGGTAGCCCTTACCCTAAAAGTATACCAGCCTGGCGCCAGGTTGTTGTAATAAGCTTCTCTTTTGTTGCCCACATTAATCCATTCATCTTCATACCCTTCCAGCTTTATTTCAAACATTACCTTGTTGGGTGCCAACAGGCTCAAACCCGCGTAGTGTAGCTCAAACTTACTGGTGCCGGGCGGAAACGTCAGGCTTTCGTGTATTTCGTAAGTTTTGTTGTCTGCCTTTACCTTATTGATCACCACGGGAGGCTTCATTTGATTAAGCCTGATGTTATAAGGATTGATCACCGCCACTCCGGCAGTAGTAGGGTACCACAAATGCCCGTTGCGGTCGCGGCAAACCGAAGGCTGCGAGGTAGCAGCACAGTCGCTGCTTTTCATACCATCATCTTCGCGGTAAATAGTACATTTTACCTTTTTTATCTTGCCATCAAAAAAGTCTTCCAGTTCTTTTTTCTTTACCCAAAACACCCCATTGCTGCACGACATCCACACCCGTTGCCAATCGTCTTCGGTAATAGAATGAATGGCATCATTTGCCAAACCATCGTGTACTGTAATGCTCTGAACTTTATTGTTTTTAATTCGGGTAAGCCCACCTCTGGTGCCCACCCAAATACTGCCTTGTTTGTCTTCGTACAAAGAAAAGATCAAGTCGCTATTCAAACCCTCATTGGTGTTGTATATGGTTACTTTGCCATTAGGACTAATACAGTTGAGTCCTCCACCATCGGTACCTGCCCATACATTGCCTTTGTGGTCTTCTAATACAGGTAAAATAGAATTTTCTGAAAGTCCTCTTCGGGTAGAGTAGTTGTTAAATTTGCCATTTTTATATCGGCTCAATCCAGTACGTGTACCTATCCACAGTACACCATTTTTGCCTTTGGCAATAGATCTGATAACATTGCCTGCCAAACCCTCCACCGTAGAAAACTGCTTTATTTTAGGAATGGTATCTTCTTCGTTTTCAAAAGACAATACATTGATGCCCCCACCATAAGTACCTACCCATATATTTCCCTGGTCGTCTTCCTGAACAGTCCTTATGTAATTGTTGGATAAACCTTCTGCTTTGCCAAAAGTCCTGAATTTGCCCCCTTTAAAGTAGCTCACGCCTTGGCTTACGGTACCAATCCAGATTTTGCCATCTTTAGCTTCCATTACACAGTTAATGGTGTTGTCGGGCAAACCCTCAGTTTCGCCATAGTTGTTAAACTTTCCATCACGTAGCCTGTTGAGCCCACCCCGGTTCAACCCTATCCAAAGACTCCCTTCTCGGTCTTCATATATTGCCCGCACACTATTGGCCGACAACCCCTCACGTACTGTAAAATGCGTAAAACGAGGGTTTTCAGAAAGGAACTCAGTTTCAGTAAGCCGATTAACCCCTCCACTTTGAGTACCTATCCACAAAGTGCCAAAATGATCTTGTACCAAACACGTAATGTACTTATCATTCAGTCCCTCTTTCAGGTGAAAATTGTCTTGCTTTTGGGTGTTGGTGTTCCAGCGAATTAAATCGGCGTGGGTGCCTATCCATATTTGCCCGTGCCCATCTTCCAGCAAACTGGTCACATTGCGGCTAAAGAGTAATATCTTGTTGTTATAATCAGTAAATTCGTTGTTTTGGTAGCTACACACTCCTTGGTTGGTGCCTATCCAGAGGGTATTGTCTTTGGCAATATAAAGCGTGTTGATTCGGTTAGAGGGTAGGCCGTCTTTGCGATAATAATTGGTAAACTTGCCATTTTTATACTTAGAGAGTCCCCGGCGAGTACCTATCCACAAAGTGCTATCGGCGCTTTCTACCAGCGCAGTAATGGCATCGTGCGACAAACCATTGGCTTTGGTATAGGTAGTAAATTTGCCATCTTTCATTTTGGTAAGCCCCCCATTGTTGGTGCCAAACCAAAGGTTTTTCTTTGTGTCTTCGTATACTACCAAAGCACCACTGGTACGCAGGGCTTTTACGTTGCTGGTATTGTATATGGTAAATTCTACTCCGTCAAAGCGTGCAATGCCTTCATAGCTTGCCAGCCAAATATAGCCATTGTGGCCTTGAGTAATAGAAAAAATGCTGTTTTGAGGAAGTCCCTGAGGCTTTTGCCAAATATCGCATTGATACTGAGAGATGGCTTTTTGGGGAAGCAAGCCGTATTTTTGAGCAGGCACTTTTTGAGCAAAAGACACCGAAGCCCACAATACTTGTACAATAACACCTATCTTTCGTAAATAATCCTTCATAGTAACTTCCTGAGAAACAATTACCTAATTATTCCTTTTTGTATGCAAACTACTGCCATAATTAATTTGGTAATTTAACAAAATATATGCAAAGTTATATGGTTCG is a window from the Microscilla marina ATCC 23134 genome containing:
- a CDS encoding toxin-antitoxin system YwqK family antitoxin, with product MKKSAPLLLCCCILVVNTTFSAQAQKLEKFYYKNGQLRRTAKMIGGKVAGPITDYFESGKVKVKYTIDQNAKKNGPWISYFENGRVKEMVEFKNNQRHGTQVVFYFSGVIRWVGYYDNGIKVGTWMYYSKTGKQEGTHKY
- a CDS encoding endonuclease — translated: MKKLIISCLLLFIGHLLVAQTAPPGNLSGNSLRSWYKANWYDSKHSSLGYDGARIKMYGTIDNINGKVTCVYTGYQQNGANVTFLDPINAEHTIPQSFFSRSSVPRADIHHLFPTHKDANSARGSLQFAELSVAQTNTWYYSNGTNYNDANSAPANVDASSKRKTGSSFEPREDHKGNVARAAFYFYTMYPTIAGNIGKLGDIHTLYQWHLDDPVDDAERKRNQDIETAQGNRNPYVDYPNTVAIAWGLAAPTPSVQFKATSGTQAEGASGEVTYTTQVEISPTPTGTVTIEVQLDPTGTTAQTADYGFTPQTLAFNASTTTQTVSVIVKNDGEVENEETVQLKLTNISTGDIGTNKTHTLTIQDTPPAVPTIQFAQLTGSKQEGNGVAVTYTTQVSINPAPTGTVTVDLQLDATGTTAQASDYSFSNATLSFSPTTTSQNVSVTIQHDTDAEADETVKLKLLNNASGTALGTQATHTLTIKDNPPANTPIITFDNTTGSQQENPDTDVIYTTQLSISPAPTGTVTLQVAIDSKATTATANDYELSTTTLTFSPSQTTQSLEVKVKADGAANENDEEVKFILTNLKGTASVGANGTHTLTIKDAQNVNQPLVFFTQAEGTISEDRTADLVYNTVVKVSPTPTKTYLVELNIDAGQTTATLGEDYAFTPVVLSFSPTKTTHNISVVIKADAPVEPNEMLTLKLLKPSTGLKIGTTPTHTLTIKDANPTGLQNVQIAGMKLYPNITSQYINIANARGFEYQLKVYDMQGKFYTQKTVNTSQYQINVNKLPVGWYLMQINNGKQVMVRRFAVVR
- a CDS encoding DsbA family protein, with protein sequence MKKPQVMYILDPLCGWCYGFSPVIKQLKDEYSQVFDFRAYLGGMVLGDRAGTINEKFTFLKEGALERVEQATGVNFGDAFKTEMLDKGDYVINSEPPSIALTILREANPDQHIEIAHDVQNALYQNGKNLNDPKTFLPLADKYGVARDEFTQKFADEAYRKQTFAEFQMVHELGIKGYPSVVVIVGEQGYLIGRGYQPYGQISETLKKIKEDKLP
- a CDS encoding two-component regulator propeller domain-containing protein yields the protein MKDYLRKIGVIVQVLWASVSFAQKVPAQKYGLLPQKAISQYQCDIWQKPQGLPQNSIFSITQGHNGYIWLASYEGIARFDGVEFTIYNTSNVKALRTSGALVVYEDTKKNLWFGTNNGGLTKMKDGKFTTYTKANGLSHDAITALVESADSTLWIGTRRGLSKYKNGKFTNYYRKDGLPSNRINTLYIAKDNTLWIGTNQGVCSYQNNEFTDYNNKILLFSRNVTSLLEDGHGQIWIGTHADLIRWNTNTQKQDNFHLKEGLNDKYITCLVQDHFGTLWIGTQSGGVNRLTETEFLSENPRFTHFTVREGLSANSVRAIYEDREGSLWIGLNRGGLNRLRDGKFNNYGETEGLPDNTINCVMEAKDGKIWIGTVSQGVSYFKGGKFRTFGKAEGLSNNYIRTVQEDDQGNIWVGTYGGGINVLSFENEEDTIPKIKQFSTVEGLAGNVIRSIAKGKNGVLWIGTRTGLSRYKNGKFNNYSTRRGLSENSILPVLEDHKGNVWAGTDGGGLNCISPNGKVTIYNTNEGLNSDLIFSLYEDKQGSIWVGTRGGLTRIKNNKVQSITVHDGLANDAIHSITEDDWQRVWMSCSNGVFWVKKKELEDFFDGKIKKVKCTIYREDDGMKSSDCAATSQPSVCRDRNGHLWYPTTAGVAVINPYNIRLNQMKPPVVINKVKADNKTYEIHESLTFPPGTSKFELHYAGLSLLAPNKVMFEIKLEGYEDEWINVGNKREAYYNNLAPGWYTFRVRATNSDGLWNKEGAKIAFYIEPYFYQTRWFLVLMVLSVISLGFLFYYLRVIRLQKRNEELEKKIQDRTKEIQTKAEELTTMDKVVRTINQEVKLEKVLKVLLEQAMALMPNVEKGIFLDYSSQQGNFKLLASSGYSDEDLTQETLDYAEVIKYYSKGKVLAEGFYKLSPSQHDTLLMPNYRPLSSLVMAINIGNPQTVEGVMIFDSFSKPLEIEAAEIKKLGRFQEHAVSAFSKAQFLKEIQQKTDQVEAAYKKTHASIRYARRIQQAILPEQEEIVNYFKDAFIFFEPRDIVSGDFYWFSETVPEPFYAIQQTEEGLQSVFKGFEDTKYVIAAVDCTGHGVPGAFMTLIGNDSLNAIVLEDKITKPRRILDKLDRTIKKYLKQEAGGRSNEGMDMALLVIDEENKRVEFAGAKSPLYLVRDGEMHVIKGSKYPIGGAQIKNKKFDSHRVPYQAGDAFYMFSDGFQDQFGGPNNSKYLSKRFRKFLLDISPLPMAEQKAILKKEFEDWKGDQSQTDDVLIIGMRF